The genome window TCGTAAATATATCCAAGCTTACCTACATTATTTTCATAATAAGCGATCAGCACACAAAAATGATCCATCTGTTTCAGGAAGTTTGTAGTCCCATCAATTGGATCAATAATCCATACATGGTCAGGCGATCTTGTTTGCACTGGCTGATCTGTTTCTTCACCAATAATTTCATGGCTTGGATAGTGCTCCATAATCTTCGCTCGAATCCTTGCTTCCACTTCTTTATCAATATTAGAAACTAGATCACGACGACTAGACTTTGTTTCAATTGTTAGCTTCGTTGATAATGATTGTTGAATAAAAGGAATAATTTCTTTAAACCACTGCTTTACTTGCATATCGATTTCTATTAAGCTACGATCCAATTTGATTCCCCCCAAACAATAAATTTCCTCTACGAATATCTGTATCCAAGTTAATACTATGGTACCTACAGAAATTTTTCAACTTTTCCCATTAAATTTCATTTCCCGGGGAATATCGACAAATTTCTTGCCTTTTAAAGAATGAGTCGATTGATTTTAAATCAACACCTACTATGTGATGGTCCAATCCATTTCCTTCCTCAACTAACTAATATTACTCCCGCAAAACTGCCGCTCAATACTTGTTTCATATTCTGATTTTTGCATAGGAATTTCGCTAAAATGGATATTCTACTATCATCTTGTTTTTCAAACTTCTCGATTGTTACTTCACACCGTATTGTATCTCCTGTAAAAACTGATCTAAAAAACTCAAAATTCATCTTACGAGCTAGTACATTGTTATCTCCACCAATTTTTGTTGGTAATGTAGCAGTTAATAATCCTTGTATTACAAGTCTTCCCTGTTCGTCAGGAGTTACATGGTGAGAGCCTTCATCACCTGAAACCTTAATAAACAAATCAACATCCTCTGCGGTGAAAGTCCGTTCAAATGTAATAATATCGCCTACTTTTAAAGGCATTTTTGCTTCCTCCTCGATTTAGATGTGACTATACTGAAATTCTGTTATTCCATATAAGAATTAAAATGATTATTTTACATGGTTAATCTAACAATAAGTCCCAATAAGATTATAATTTCTGCCTCGCATCACTTATTATGGAAGTTTAGATTTATCAATTTTCAGAACATACTAA of Oceanobacillus zhaokaii contains these proteins:
- a CDS encoding enoyl-CoA hydratase codes for the protein MPLKVGDIITFERTFTAEDVDLFIKVSGDEGSHHVTPDEQGRLVIQGLLTATLPTKIGGDNNVLARKMNFEFFRSVFTGDTIRCEVTIEKFEKQDDSRISILAKFLCKNQNMKQVLSGSFAGVILVS